In Fibrobacter sp. UWEL, the following are encoded in one genomic region:
- a CDS encoding DUF763 domain-containing protein translates to MPKRTGVANLPLHTGTVPRWLADRMRDLGRLIAESIVENYGKREFLVRLSDPLWFQSFGAVMGMDWHSSGITTSVMYALKRGLNPIARDLGIYVCGGRGKFSRETPTELLQIADKTGVDGYYLKRTSCLCAKVDNTAVQDGFQLYQHNFIVTDEGDWAVVQQGMNTDAKLARRYHWCSSNLRSFVEEPHAGVVGENRGQILNLTHQDARNTRNSILELTHENPDRMMREIQQIVAPNSSVIVSPQMDLFAPIIANSSRDCTMPNRHDVHAEDVDLKRLGGVLATAYESDPKDFESLLLTPGLGPRTLQSLTLVSEVINGTPSRFRDPARYSFAHGGKDGHPFPVPTYVYDESIRVLQGAIEHAKIGDREKMDCLNRLHATQLAIERDCEPLADFEKTLEHEKAHSQEWGGKTV, encoded by the coding sequence ATGCCTAAGCGTACCGGTGTAGCCAACTTGCCTTTGCATACGGGGACGGTTCCCCGTTGGCTTGCCGACCGTATGCGAGATTTAGGCAGGCTTATAGCCGAATCCATCGTGGAGAATTACGGCAAGAGGGAATTCCTGGTACGTTTAAGCGATCCGCTGTGGTTTCAATCCTTCGGTGCGGTCATGGGCATGGATTGGCATTCCTCGGGAATTACCACCAGCGTGATGTACGCATTGAAGCGTGGGCTGAACCCGATTGCACGCGACTTGGGGATTTACGTGTGCGGCGGCCGCGGAAAATTTTCGCGGGAAACACCCACGGAACTGCTGCAGATTGCGGATAAAACTGGCGTGGACGGATATTACCTGAAGCGCACCAGCTGTCTTTGCGCCAAGGTAGACAACACTGCGGTCCAAGACGGTTTCCAACTATACCAGCACAATTTTATAGTTACTGACGAAGGGGATTGGGCAGTTGTTCAGCAGGGCATGAACACCGATGCAAAACTGGCCCGACGTTATCACTGGTGTTCCTCCAACTTGCGATCTTTTGTGGAAGAGCCCCACGCAGGTGTGGTGGGCGAAAACCGCGGACAGATTCTGAATTTGACCCATCAAGACGCGCGCAATACGCGAAACTCCATTCTGGAATTGACTCACGAAAATCCCGACAGGATGATGCGCGAAATCCAGCAGATTGTGGCACCCAATTCTTCTGTGATTGTTTCACCGCAAATGGATTTGTTTGCGCCTATTATCGCAAATTCTTCTCGCGATTGCACTATGCCGAACCGCCATGATGTCCACGCAGAAGATGTGGACTTAAAACGCCTGGGTGGAGTTCTTGCAACCGCCTACGAATCCGACCCGAAAGATTTTGAAAGCCTTTTGCTTACGCCAGGACTTGGCCCCCGCACTTTGCAATCCTTGACTCTCGTCAGTGAAGTCATCAACGGAACGCCTTCCCGCTTCAGGGACCCTGCCCGCTATTCCTTCGCCCACGGCGGAAAAGATGGCCATCCCTTCCCTGTTCCTACATACGTTTATGACGAATCCATTCGCGTATTACAAGGCGCCATCGAGCACGCCAAAATTGGCGACCGCGAAAAAATGGATTGTCTCAACCGCCTTCACGCAACGCAATTAGCCATCGAAAGAGACTGCGAACCTCTCGCAGATTTCGAAAAAACACTTGAGCATGAAAAAGCCCACTCGCAAGAGTGGGGCGGCAAGACGGTTTAA
- a CDS encoding DJ-1/PfpI family protein, with protein sequence MKTIYVYVMDTMADWEAGNVMAELNSKRFFKAGAPEVVLKTVSATKDSIKTMGGLTVTPDCALDEIEISKDNMLILPGSDAWADPKNFAIVGKAKDFLDAGADVCAICGATVALSSAGILDNIKHTSNGVGFLDMFCPTYKGKEFYVDEAAVMATAPNNAHLFTASATSGLLWAKLIIEHLGVFAPDALTAWYEYFSTGKAEAFFALMNAVQASRA encoded by the coding sequence ATGAAAACAATCTATGTATACGTGATGGATACCATGGCCGACTGGGAAGCAGGCAATGTCATGGCGGAGCTGAACTCCAAACGATTTTTCAAGGCTGGCGCCCCTGAGGTTGTCCTAAAAACAGTGAGTGCCACGAAGGACTCCATCAAGACAATGGGCGGACTCACAGTTACGCCGGACTGTGCATTAGACGAAATTGAAATCAGCAAGGACAATATGCTGATTTTGCCTGGTTCCGACGCATGGGCAGACCCGAAGAATTTTGCAATCGTCGGCAAGGCAAAGGATTTTCTGGACGCAGGCGCTGATGTTTGCGCCATTTGCGGAGCAACCGTGGCCCTATCAAGCGCTGGAATTTTGGACAACATCAAACATACCAGCAACGGCGTCGGCTTTTTAGATATGTTCTGCCCCACTTACAAGGGCAAGGAATTCTACGTGGATGAAGCGGCCGTCATGGCAACTGCACCTAACAACGCGCACCTCTTTACCGCCAGCGCGACAAGCGGGCTGCTTTGGGCAAAACTTATTATTGAACACCTTGGCGTTTTTGCTCCCGATGCACTCACTGCCTGGTACGAATACTTTAGCACCGGAAAAGCAGAAGCGTTCTTTGCATTGATGAACGCAGTACAAGCTAGTCGTGCATAG
- a CDS encoding ClbS/DfsB family four-helix bundle protein yields the protein MPRARNKEDLLKFASDNYNKLKEIIVGMSENQLNTEFDFSDMEKSEAHWSRDKNLRDILIHLYEWHQLLLSFVKNNAKCTDAKNAIQFLPPEYSWKTYGAMNIMFWQRNQSTSLDVAKKQLEKSHAQVMKLADSFSNEELFTKKYFKWTGTTDLGSYFVSASASHYDWAIKKLKLHCKKVK from the coding sequence TTGCCCCGCGCACGTAACAAAGAAGACCTGCTGAAATTCGCTTCGGACAACTATAACAAACTGAAAGAGATTATCGTGGGAATGAGCGAGAACCAGCTGAACACGGAATTTGATTTTTCCGATATGGAAAAGTCCGAGGCGCATTGGAGCCGCGACAAAAACCTACGGGACATCTTGATTCATCTGTACGAATGGCACCAGCTGCTGCTCTCCTTTGTGAAGAACAACGCCAAATGCACCGATGCAAAGAATGCCATCCAGTTTCTGCCACCGGAATATTCCTGGAAGACCTACGGCGCTATGAACATCATGTTCTGGCAAAGAAACCAGTCGACCTCTCTTGATGTTGCAAAAAAGCAGCTGGAAAAAAGTCACGCGCAGGTCATGAAGCTTGCAGATAGTTTCTCCAACGAAGAACTGTTCACCAAGAAATATTTCAAGTGGACAGGCACAACGGATTTGGGAAGTTATTTCGTTAGCGCTTCCGCTAGTCATTATGACTGGGCCATCAAAAAGTTGAAACTTCACTGCAAAAAGGTGAAGTAA
- a CDS encoding fibrobacter succinogenes major paralogous domain-containing protein, producing MRTRLFWMLPLICAPLAFWACGGDSGTSVKDDESSSCSSSVIPGHDRESSSSAKSSSSVAKSSSSVNSSSSEVVQLIPYTTECPSGKTCTYAPTEHLNPDIAYGELLDTRDNQVYKTVTIGEQIWMAQNLNYAYNEPTSRLDSSSFCYNNSADSCAKYGRLYLWSAAMDSAAVFSTAGKGCGYGFGTTCESSGTVRGVCPEGWLLPNKDEWGTLISTVGGSANIKLKSTSGWNDSGNGTDSFGFGVLPAGDRYDSGDFSNAGSLASFWSSTEIDSGYAYTWYFHYNVEFVSRGYGSKDYGYSVRCLRD from the coding sequence ATGCGTACAAGACTATTTTGGATGCTCCCGTTGATCTGCGCCCCCCTGGCTTTTTGGGCTTGCGGTGGCGATTCCGGCACCAGCGTCAAGGATGACGAATCTTCTAGCTGCTCCAGTAGTGTCATTCCCGGCCACGACCGGGAATCTAGCAGTTCTGCGAAGAGCAGCAGCTCCGTTGCGAAGTCTTCCTCCAGTGTCAATAGCAGTTCCTCCGAAGTGGTGCAACTCATTCCTTATACAACGGAATGCCCCTCCGGCAAAACCTGCACCTACGCACCTACAGAACATTTGAATCCGGACATTGCTTACGGCGAGCTCTTGGACACTCGCGATAACCAGGTCTACAAGACAGTGACCATCGGCGAGCAGATATGGATGGCTCAAAACTTGAACTACGCCTACAACGAACCTACATCAAGATTGGATTCCTCCAGCTTCTGCTACAACAACAGTGCCGATTCCTGTGCCAAGTACGGTCGCCTGTATTTGTGGTCTGCAGCCATGGATAGCGCTGCAGTATTTAGCACCGCAGGCAAGGGCTGCGGCTATGGCTTTGGTACGACCTGTGAATCCAGCGGAACTGTGCGAGGGGTCTGCCCCGAGGGTTGGCTCCTGCCAAACAAGGACGAATGGGGTACCCTGATTTCTACAGTAGGTGGCTCCGCTAATATAAAACTCAAATCTACCAGTGGGTGGAATGATAGCGGCAACGGAACTGATTCCTTCGGCTTCGGGGTATTGCCTGCGGGCGACCGCTACGACAGTGGCGATTTCAGCAATGCCGGCAGCCTTGCGAGCTTCTGGAGTTCTACGGAGATCGATAGCGGCTACGCGTACACCTGGTACTTCCACTACAACGTCGAGTTCGTTAGCCGTGGCTACGGCAGTAAGGATTACGGTTACTCTGTCCGTTGCCTAAGGGACTAA
- a CDS encoding virulence RhuM family protein has protein sequence MKETRPEDNSFLLYKDENGKTNVSVRFADEDVWVTQVQLAELYETTRQNVGQHIENIYKDEELPKEATIKKFFIVQKEGSRDVRRELDHYNLDVIIAIGYRVQSPVATRFRKWATTRLHEFIQKGFTLDDERLKNGRNRYFKELLQRIRDIRSSERNFYQQVTDIYATAIDYDPRKKITLDFFATVQNKLHYAVHEHTAAELIYERVDSDKPFVGMTNFKGNYVTEDDVKIAKNYLSEKELQRLNLMVSQFLDFAELQALDEKQMRMQDWIDALDNQIVMSQRQLLEGNGKISHDEAMEKAEREYKLFKQKELENLKSDFDNFLELRDKIATYKADAH, from the coding sequence ATGAAAGAAACCCGTCCTGAAGATAATTCCTTCTTGTTGTATAAAGACGAAAACGGCAAAACAAACGTTTCTGTCCGCTTTGCCGATGAAGATGTTTGGGTAACCCAGGTCCAGCTCGCCGAACTATACGAAACCACTCGTCAAAATGTAGGCCAGCATATTGAAAATATCTACAAAGACGAGGAATTACCCAAAGAGGCAACTATAAAGAAATTCTTTATAGTTCAAAAGGAAGGCTCTCGAGATGTCCGCAGGGAATTAGATCATTATAATCTCGACGTCATCATCGCCATCGGCTACAGGGTACAATCTCCCGTAGCAACTCGCTTTAGAAAATGGGCAACAACTCGTCTTCATGAATTCATCCAGAAAGGTTTTACCCTCGACGACGAACGCCTAAAGAATGGGCGTAATCGTTACTTCAAGGAACTTCTCCAGCGCATCCGTGACATTCGTTCTTCTGAACGTAATTTCTACCAGCAGGTGACAGACATTTACGCCACTGCCATAGATTACGATCCCCGAAAAAAGATTACGCTAGATTTCTTTGCCACCGTGCAAAACAAATTGCATTACGCAGTACACGAACACACTGCCGCAGAACTTATATACGAACGCGTTGATAGCGACAAGCCGTTTGTGGGCATGACAAACTTCAAGGGCAATTATGTAACCGAAGACGATGTAAAAATCGCCAAGAATTACTTGTCAGAAAAAGAACTGCAGCGCCTAAACCTGATGGTTTCTCAATTCCTGGATTTCGCAGAATTACAAGCCTTGGATGAAAAGCAAATGCGCATGCAGGACTGGATAGACGCACTCGATAATCAGATTGTCATGAGTCAGCGGCAGCTGCTCGAAGGGAACGGCAAGATTTCTCACGACGAGGCCATGGAAAAAGCCGAGCGCGAATATAAACTTTTCAAGCAGAAAGAACTCGAAAATTTGAAAAGCGACTTCGACAATTTCCTGGAACTTCGCGATAAGATTGCCACATATAAGGCAGATGCACACTGA
- a CDS encoding polysaccharide lyase: protein MKFVRQLTLLIVAFASSAFADVVVSVDFENRAEGQYTNDMAKEDFPKRQGASSWYAMEQNNGENAKIVRDGDEHGMVLQLKYPKGCVGPNDKSEEGIPACAGQVKQPLQVSAEEMWVAYDIQFEEGFEFVKGGKLPGLCGGKCYTGGNRPSVGDGWSARIMWRKDGNVVQYLYFVDQAGTYGDDALWNLNGTAEQKQFVPGQWHRVVTRVVLNSVTTEGTGDKNGVVQSWFDGELSLDLDTLRLRDSTNQKIDEFYLSTFHGGSDTTWAPTKDVFVRYDNFVVSTDSIAVMTAKPSAGGEGASAGESDTESIKPVRRSILRNDVNSGFYKNEKIYNLIGQQL from the coding sequence ATGAAGTTTGTTCGCCAACTTACCCTTTTGATTGTTGCTTTCGCATCGTCTGCTTTTGCTGACGTGGTGGTTTCTGTTGATTTTGAAAATCGTGCAGAAGGCCAGTATACCAATGACATGGCAAAGGAAGATTTTCCCAAGCGTCAGGGTGCGTCCAGTTGGTATGCCATGGAACAGAACAATGGCGAGAATGCAAAAATTGTACGTGATGGCGATGAACATGGCATGGTTCTGCAACTGAAATATCCCAAGGGATGCGTAGGGCCCAACGACAAGTCCGAAGAAGGAATCCCAGCTTGTGCGGGACAAGTGAAGCAACCTCTCCAGGTAAGCGCCGAGGAAATGTGGGTGGCTTACGACATTCAGTTCGAAGAAGGTTTTGAATTTGTGAAAGGCGGTAAGCTGCCAGGCCTTTGCGGTGGCAAGTGCTACACTGGCGGAAATCGCCCCTCGGTAGGTGACGGCTGGAGCGCCCGCATCATGTGGCGCAAGGACGGCAATGTGGTGCAGTACCTCTATTTCGTGGATCAGGCAGGAACATACGGCGATGACGCCTTATGGAACCTGAATGGAACTGCGGAACAAAAGCAGTTTGTGCCGGGGCAGTGGCATCGCGTGGTGACCCGCGTGGTTTTGAATTCTGTAACCACAGAAGGAACCGGCGATAAGAACGGCGTTGTGCAGAGTTGGTTCGATGGTGAACTTTCCCTGGACTTGGATACTTTGCGTTTGCGCGATTCTACAAACCAGAAAATTGACGAGTTCTATCTCTCCACATTCCACGGTGGAAGCGATACCACCTGGGCTCCGACCAAGGATGTGTTTGTACGTTATGATAACTTTGTTGTATCGACGGATTCTATTGCTGTTATGACTGCAAAGCCTTCCGCAGGTGGGGAGGGAGCTTCTGCTGGTGAGTCCGACACTGAATCCATCAAGCCGGTGCGTCGCAGTATCCTCCGTAACGATGTGAATTCTGGGTTTTATAAAAACGAGAAGATTTATAATCTAATTGGACAGCAGTTGTAG
- a CDS encoding bile acid:sodium symporter family protein has protein sequence MLKIIRGITRFLSSYTSLFVIGCAVVAFFLPPAFGWVRGNVSSVILGIIMLSMGLTLRVEDFKNLAKRPLDICAGALAQYTIMPLVAFVLTKVFGLDPYLAVGIILVGCCPGGVSSNVMSYLAKGDVAFSVGMTTVSTLLAPIMTPLLVLWLADTSINVNAVGMFLNILYVTIGPVMVGFLCNYFFGKRAAFKEIQSNMPSVSVIGLALIVGGVIVTVRPHLLANGLGLLFLVLAVVFCHNALGYVLGYSVGRGLKFTTAKKRTIAIEVGVQNAGMATVLAAGFFANPENIAAHPEAALCVVPCAISCAYHSISGTVLAGIFAKMDKKKA, from the coding sequence ATGCTTAAAATCATCCGTGGCATAACCCGTTTTCTTTCTTCCTACACATCCCTCTTCGTAATCGGCTGTGCTGTCGTTGCCTTCTTCCTGCCGCCTGCATTTGGCTGGGTCCGCGGAAATGTTTCTTCCGTGATTCTTGGAATTATCATGCTTTCCATGGGCTTGACCTTACGGGTGGAAGATTTTAAGAACCTGGCGAAGCGTCCTTTGGATATTTGCGCGGGAGCTCTAGCCCAGTATACGATTATGCCGTTGGTGGCATTCGTCTTGACGAAGGTTTTCGGGCTGGATCCTTATTTGGCCGTAGGTATTATTCTGGTGGGCTGCTGCCCTGGCGGCGTCTCCAGCAATGTGATGAGTTATTTGGCAAAGGGCGACGTGGCATTCTCCGTGGGTATGACGACGGTGAGTACCTTGCTCGCGCCCATCATGACTCCGCTGCTTGTTTTGTGGCTTGCGGATACCAGCATTAACGTGAATGCGGTGGGAATGTTCCTGAACATTCTTTACGTGACTATCGGCCCCGTCATGGTCGGATTCCTTTGCAATTACTTCTTTGGAAAGCGCGCGGCCTTCAAGGAAATTCAATCCAATATGCCCTCCGTCAGCGTCATTGGTTTGGCTCTGATTGTGGGTGGCGTTATCGTGACGGTGCGCCCTCATTTGCTGGCAAACGGTTTGGGCCTTTTGTTCCTGGTGCTTGCGGTGGTGTTCTGCCATAATGCGCTTGGTTATGTGCTAGGTTATAGTGTTGGCCGCGGCCTGAAATTCACTACGGCAAAAAAGCGTACCATTGCTATTGAAGTGGGCGTGCAGAATGCAGGTATGGCTACGGTTCTTGCTGCAGGTTTCTTCGCCAATCCCGAAAATATTGCGGCACATCCTGAAGCAGCTCTCTGCGTTGTTCCCTGCGCTATCAGTTGCGCTTACCATTCCATTAGCGGAACCGTTTTGGCGGGAATCTTTGCCAAGATGGACAAGAAGAAAGCCTAA
- a CDS encoding HAD family hydrolase — protein MPNALIFDLDGTLWDTVAPLTLIWNQVFERNNTGKVISEDDLRNVMGKNLQEIGRIYFPDMAEERRADIFSQCAVAHCAYLKEHGAPLFFEKSFMEQLAAKYELFIVSNCPCGYIEAFLESQNLQKCFKDYEMSGRTGKSKGENIKAVMERNGCQNSVYIGDTVGDETAARAAGIPFIHAAYGFGTAENPDAVIQNLNELPEILEKIF, from the coding sequence ATGCCTAACGCCCTTATTTTCGATCTGGATGGAACCCTCTGGGATACTGTTGCTCCCTTGACTCTCATCTGGAATCAAGTGTTTGAGAGGAATAACACCGGCAAGGTGATTTCCGAGGATGACCTTCGAAATGTGATGGGCAAGAACCTTCAGGAAATTGGCAGAATCTATTTTCCCGATATGGCTGAAGAACGTCGTGCAGATATTTTCTCTCAATGTGCGGTAGCCCATTGCGCTTACTTGAAAGAACACGGCGCACCCTTGTTTTTTGAAAAATCGTTTATGGAACAGCTGGCCGCAAAGTACGAATTGTTCATCGTCAGCAATTGCCCTTGCGGATACATCGAAGCTTTCCTTGAAAGTCAAAACCTGCAGAAGTGCTTCAAAGATTACGAAATGTCCGGCCGCACTGGCAAAAGTAAAGGCGAAAACATCAAGGCTGTTATGGAACGTAATGGATGTCAAAACAGCGTCTACATCGGGGACACCGTTGGTGACGAAACTGCCGCTCGCGCAGCCGGCATTCCCTTTATCCATGCCGCATACGGATTCGGAACTGCGGAAAATCCCGATGCTGTAATCCAGAATTTGAACGAACTGCCAGAAATTCTAGAAAAAATCTTTTAA
- a CDS encoding M6 family metalloprotease domain-containing protein, which translates to MAFFKKMFFGGLVCALASNSFADIVYQGKRVQAWPSDAITKFDNTRGALRAPGMLRAPAATEKSHYSAPKGKIYGLTMLVDFSDQQAPVTVDEISDWLNKEGFNRDGCKGSVRDYYLDVSNGQLDFTNEVFGWYRAKYPKSYYEGLDGYSGSDVLMKEVFEYFDSQVDFSRYDNDKDGVTEAINVVYAGAGQTWGQGLWPHAGWSNERRDGVLLQKHQMTDMPGKFSIYVFVHENGHMVFGWPDLYWYGDYCTMGNRADDWNPVAINDFYRADQGWIPFEDVSASDLGKVSTEAGEKCYRFKNPSRPDKEGLVWSYVKNSGRDAVLKGSGILMQHYDFSIDGNSAADELGLRIVHADSKGKNSDPENDQWPSPGSRSGAFFSGSYNAFSDALYPAIRWYSGAETGLKFTDVSVSGSALSFCLGGDCSSTAVESSSSVVAQSSSSVAATSSSSVNSNSSSSIIPNSSSSVIPSAVEESISLAVQLPISDNYTPVVVDLQGTKVAESLGLKQSEISTKASFYAVEPDGSLNSNTTGEGTGHWFDSKGTVAAWNTNGPSIVFSNVDLSTMTTKVGHMPNLVDAGDKFTVKQALVYGSKQVTFVIAITIAGDDVPVDDSSSSSSDGTDTIPSAIALLHQGILDMSKTSIQYFDMNGNVLGSTPRQAGCYLKRVMKNGKAIRQSVVRVK; encoded by the coding sequence ATGGCTTTTTTCAAAAAGATGTTTTTTGGCGGTTTGGTATGTGCTCTAGCCAGCAATTCTTTTGCTGATATTGTTTATCAGGGTAAGCGTGTGCAGGCTTGGCCTAGCGACGCAATCACAAAGTTCGATAATACTCGCGGCGCATTGCGAGCTCCGGGAATGTTGCGAGCTCCCGCAGCCACTGAAAAAAGTCACTATTCCGCACCTAAGGGCAAAATCTATGGCCTTACCATGCTGGTGGATTTTTCCGACCAGCAGGCTCCTGTAACAGTTGATGAAATTTCTGATTGGCTGAATAAGGAAGGTTTCAATCGGGATGGCTGCAAGGGCTCTGTCCGCGATTATTATCTGGATGTTTCCAATGGCCAGCTGGATTTCACTAACGAAGTCTTTGGCTGGTATCGCGCTAAATATCCCAAGTCATATTACGAAGGGCTGGATGGTTATTCTGGTTCCGATGTGCTCATGAAAGAAGTGTTTGAGTACTTTGATTCTCAGGTAGATTTCTCCCGCTATGATAACGACAAGGACGGTGTGACTGAAGCTATCAACGTTGTGTATGCGGGAGCCGGCCAAACATGGGGACAGGGCTTGTGGCCTCATGCGGGTTGGTCCAACGAAAGGCGCGATGGCGTACTTTTGCAGAAACATCAGATGACCGACATGCCGGGTAAATTCTCTATCTATGTATTCGTTCATGAAAATGGGCACATGGTTTTCGGTTGGCCAGACTTGTATTGGTATGGTGACTACTGCACCATGGGCAACCGCGCCGACGACTGGAATCCAGTAGCCATTAACGATTTCTATCGTGCGGACCAGGGATGGATTCCCTTCGAAGATGTATCCGCCAGTGACTTAGGCAAGGTCTCTACGGAAGCGGGGGAGAAGTGCTATCGCTTTAAAAATCCCAGCCGGCCGGATAAGGAAGGTTTGGTTTGGTCCTACGTGAAGAACTCTGGCCGCGATGCGGTCCTTAAGGGAAGTGGCATCTTGATGCAGCATTATGATTTTTCCATCGATGGAAATTCTGCTGCAGATGAGTTGGGCTTGCGAATCGTCCATGCAGATTCCAAGGGCAAGAATAGCGATCCGGAAAATGACCAGTGGCCTTCTCCGGGAAGCCGCTCAGGCGCATTCTTTAGCGGATCCTATAATGCATTCTCTGATGCACTCTATCCGGCAATCCGCTGGTATAGCGGCGCAGAAACTGGTTTAAAATTTACGGATGTAAGCGTTAGCGGAAGCGCGTTAAGCTTCTGCCTCGGTGGCGATTGTTCAAGCACTGCTGTCGAATCGTCAAGTTCCGTGGTCGCGCAGAGTTCCTCTTCCGTCGCTGCGACTTCTTCTTCCTCTGTTAATTCGAACTCTTCCTCTTCAATCATTCCGAACTCCTCCTCTTCTGTCATTCCGAGCGCAGTCGAGGAATCCATAAGCCTCGCGGTGCAATTGCCTATCAGCGATAATTACACTCCTGTCGTCGTTGACCTGCAGGGTACGAAAGTCGCAGAATCTCTTGGCTTAAAGCAAAGTGAAATTTCTACGAAGGCTAGCTTCTACGCCGTAGAACCTGATGGCTCTCTGAACAGCAATACCACTGGCGAGGGGACTGGCCACTGGTTTGATTCCAAGGGCACTGTTGCCGCCTGGAATACGAATGGCCCCAGCATCGTTTTCTCCAATGTGGATTTAAGCACCATGACAACGAAGGTTGGCCATATGCCCAATCTGGTGGACGCGGGTGACAAGTTTACCGTCAAGCAGGCCTTGGTTTACGGCAGTAAGCAGGTGACCTTTGTTATTGCCATAACCATTGCGGGTGACGATGTGCCTGTGGATGATTCTTCTAGTAGCTCAAGCGATGGCACGGATACCATTCCCTCAGCAATCGCTCTGCTGCACCAGGGCATTTTGGACATGTCAAAAACATCAATTCAGTATTTTGACATGAACGGCAATGTTCTTGGTTCCACTCCCCGTCAGGCTGGCTGTTATCTAAAGCGCGTTATGAAAAACGGAAAGGCTATCCGCCAATCCGTTGTGCGTGTGAAATAA
- a CDS encoding GNAT family N-acetyltransferase, protein MINIRSAKIEDASALLAIYKPYVENTAITFEYDVPTVEEFAGRIQKTLEKFPYLVIERIADADGAKANADSNCAAREPACEILGYCYAGVFKPRAAYNHCVETSIYIKMGEHGKGYGRALYSALERELKNHGILNAYACIASPKIEVPRLDKSSQKFHEKLGYTLVGTFHDCGYKFGEWFNMIWMEKMLGEHL, encoded by the coding sequence ATGATTAACATTCGTTCTGCAAAAATTGAAGATGCGTCCGCGCTGCTGGCTATCTACAAGCCCTATGTAGAAAACACCGCCATCACCTTCGAGTATGACGTGCCTACCGTAGAGGAATTTGCAGGACGAATTCAGAAGACTCTGGAAAAGTTCCCCTATCTTGTGATTGAACGAATCGCCGACGCGGATGGCGCGAAAGCCAACGCGGACTCAAACTGCGCCGCGCGCGAGCCCGCCTGCGAAATTCTTGGTTATTGTTACGCGGGCGTGTTCAAGCCACGCGCCGCCTACAACCACTGCGTAGAAACATCCATCTACATCAAGATGGGCGAACATGGCAAAGGTTACGGCCGCGCCCTCTATAGCGCATTGGAGCGCGAACTCAAAAACCATGGCATTCTTAACGCATACGCATGTATCGCATCGCCTAAAATTGAGGTGCCTCGCCTAGACAAGAGCAGCCAAAAGTTTCATGAGAAATTAGGCTACACGCTGGTAGGTACCTTCCACGATTGCGGTTACAAATTCGGGGAATGGTTCAACATGATTTGGATGGAAAAGATGCTTGGAGAACATCTCTAG
- a CDS encoding cupin domain-containing protein has translation MKNYAVKNFNGWNNVEGKIFLGQELAMTGAEASLQRLAAGEDAPFYHTHKTHEEIYVIISGKGEYEVDGEKFLVSEGSIIRVAPAGVRALRNTSEAEMIMMCIQYEAKPITSFMDDANIIPIEK, from the coding sequence ATGAAGAACTATGCAGTAAAGAATTTCAACGGCTGGAATAATGTAGAAGGTAAGATTTTCCTTGGCCAGGAACTTGCAATGACCGGTGCAGAAGCCTCCTTGCAGCGCTTGGCCGCAGGTGAAGACGCTCCTTTCTATCACACTCACAAGACTCACGAAGAAATCTACGTGATTATTTCGGGCAAGGGCGAATACGAAGTGGATGGCGAAAAGTTCCTCGTCAGCGAAGGCAGCATTATTCGTGTGGCTCCTGCAGGCGTCCGTGCATTGCGCAACACCTCCGAAGCTGAAATGATTATGATGTGCATCCAGTACGAAGCAAAACCTATTACTAGCTTTATGGACGACGCAAACATCATTCCTATTGAGAAGTAG
- a CDS encoding helix-turn-helix domain-containing protein, whose amino-acid sequence MSKIVLKDENFPDCPIRNVLSRIGDKWSILVLYTLSQQDVSRFNQLQRSIPDISQKMLTSTLKTLEADGIIDRHAYPEVPPRVEYSISKRGETLLPIIQELITWASQNMKKIVRSREKAVSKV is encoded by the coding sequence ATGTCAAAGATTGTTCTGAAAGATGAAAACTTCCCGGATTGCCCCATTCGAAACGTATTAAGCCGCATAGGAGACAAGTGGTCGATTCTGGTTCTTTATACGCTTTCGCAACAGGATGTGAGCCGTTTTAACCAACTGCAGCGCAGCATTCCCGACATTTCCCAAAAGATGCTCACGTCCACCCTCAAGACTCTTGAGGCTGACGGAATTATCGATCGCCACGCTTATCCCGAAGTTCCCCCTCGCGTAGAATACTCCATCTCAAAGCGTGGCGAAACTCTGCTCCCCATCATCCAGGAGCTGATCACCTGGGCTTCGCAGAACATGAAAAAGATTGTAAGGAGTCGAGAAAAGGCTGTTAGTAAGGTGTAA